Within Vibrio campbellii CAIM 519 = NBRC 15631 = ATCC 25920, the genomic segment TATACTTTCCTTAGTTCTTTTTTTCTGCCTTTCCGCTACAGTACATGCGAGCGAAAAGCTACTTGTTTTGGGCGACAGCCTGAGCGCTGGTTATCAAATGCCTATAGAGGAGAGTTGGCCTAGCTTACTCCCAGACGCGTTATTAGAACATGGCCAAGATGTAAAAGTTGTAAACGGTAGCATTTCTGGTGACACCACAGGCAATGGCCTTGCACGGTTACCTTCTCTCCTTGAGCATCACACGCCCGATTTGGTTCTGATTGAGCTTGGCGCTAACGATGGCCTGCGTGGTTTCCCACCTAAACTTATTACGTCAAACCTATCGAAAATGATTACCATGATCAAAGATTCTGGTGCGGATGTCGTCATGATGCAAATCCGCGTCCCACCGAACTATGGTAAGCGTTACAGCGATATGTTCTACGATATCTACCCTAAACTGGCAGAACATCAGCAAGTCGCGCTAATGCCGTTTTTCTTAGAGCATGTCATCATTAAACCAGAGTGGATGATGGAAGATGGCTTGCACCCAAAACCGGAAGCTCAACCCTACATTGCTGACTTTGTCGCTCAAGAATTGGTTAAACATCTCTAATTTTACTGGTCTAGCTCAATAAGTTTTACCTAACTTTACGTTACCCTAACCGGTATCTTATTCACCAAGGTTAGATAATAACAATGCAAATAGAACCGTTAATTCAGGGTGTTGTAGCTCGCTCGGCACACCCGTATGGGTGCCGCGCTTCCATCAAAGAGCAAATTGAATACGTAAAACAGGCACCACAGATCAAAAATGGCCCCAAGCGCGTTTTGATTATTGGTGCTTCTTCAGGTTTCGGCTTAGCCGCTCGCATCGCCCTTACATTCGGCGGTGCAGAAGCAGACACGATTGGCGTCTCTTTTGAACGCGGCCCATCAGACAAGGGCGTTGGCAGCGCAGGTTGGTACAACAACATCTATTTTAAAGATGAAGCCACTCATCATGGCCGTACTGCGGTTAACATCGTAGGCGACGCCTTTTCTGATACTGTTCGTAACCAAGTGATTGAAGCGATTGAAACCTACTTCGAAGGTGAAGTAGATCTAGTGATTTACAGCCTGGCGACTGGTGTTCGTCCAAAACCAGAATCCGACGAGTTCTGGCGCAGCGTCATCAAACCTATTGGTGAATCGGTGACGGGTGCTTCTATCCTGCTTGAAAACGACCAATGGGTTGAATCAACGCTCGCTCCAGCGACAGAAGAAGAAGCGGAAGCAACGAATAAAGTGATGGGCGGTGAAGACTGGGAAAGTTGGATCGACACACTGATCAACTCAGAGTCGATAGCCAAAGGTTGTAAAACCATCGCCTTCTCCTACATGGGGCCGGACGTAATACACCCTATTTACTTAGATGGCACGTTAGGTCGCGCAAAAGTAGATTTACACCAAACCAGTCATGCATTAAATATCAAAATGGCAAACTTTGGTGGCGGAGCGTACGCCACTGTATGTAAGGCCTTGGTAACTAAAGCGAGTGTTTTCATCCCAGCTCTCAGCCCTTACCTTCTGGCGCTATATCGTGTGATGAAAGAAAAAGGCACGCACGAACGTTGTATTGAGCAAATGCAACGCCTGTTTACGACCAAGCTGTATGACCAACCAAAAGTGCCTGTCGATGGCGAACGTTTGATTCGTATCGATGATCTTGAATTGGATCCTGAAGTCCAAAAAGAAGTGTTGGCTTTGTTAGAACAAATGAACGCGGAGAACTTTGCCGAAATCGGCGATTATGAAGGCTTTAAAGACGAATTTATGAAGCTAAATGGTTTTAACTTTGAAGGTGTCGATTACACTCAGGACATCTCAATGAAAACGCTTAAAGCATTGAAACCGTAAACTGCCTTCCAACCCTGGCGTCTCACTTATAAGACAGTGCCAAGTATTTAAGAGTCCTGAAAGGTTTTCAGGACTTTTTTTTATCTGAAGTAATCGTCCCCCTATACTTGATCTAGTCGAGGATTTAAATGATGTGTACATCTGGCTACAAATAGAAAAATGATACTTGTTCACAGGGTGTGGGCCGACGGCAAAGGACTGCTTTTATGGGTACATTACAAACACTAGATTACGAGATACCCGAATCGATGCGGAGAAGTTGGCAAAATATCGTCAACCTCTTAGCACGCGTTGCCGATGTACCCACTACACTGATCATGCGCATACATCCCGACTACATAGAAGTAAACACCACTAGCGAAACCGAAAATAACCCTTACCAAGTTGGCGACAAAGAAAAACTAGGACATGGTCTTTACTGTGAACACGTTATCCAAAACAAATGCGGGCTGTTGGTCCCAAATGCACTGGTTGACGAGAATTGGAAAGATAACCCAGACATCGAGCTAGGAATGCTCTCTTATTGCGGGCTGCCGCTGTATTGGCCGAACGGAGAAACCTTCGGCACCATCTGCATGTTGGATGTTAAAGAAAACCAATATAACGACACCTACCGAGAGCTTCTCGCCTCTTTTAAAGAGTCTATAGAAGCGCAGCTTGCCGTCGTTTTTCAACAACATAAGCTTGTCCGCTTGAATAACGAACTCAAAAGTCGGGTTGAAACCCGCACTACTGACCTTGCTCAGCTTAGTTACTCGTTGACAAGAGAGATAGACCGCCGTAAAGCCGCCGAGAAGCAAGTCAACTATCAGCAGACTCACGATCAAGGGACAGGCTTTTTGAATCGAGCAGCACTCGAACAAGTGTTGGACCAAACCTTAGATGGCATTGATACTGAACAACACTCTTTAGTGGTGATTAACGTCGGCTTTAGCAACGCTCGAAGCATACAAACGAAATACGGCTTTGAAGCCTTTGACGAGGTGTTGAAAGAGTTTCGCTTTCGCCTTGGCCACACCGAATCCAGCTATTTTGTCACAGGAAGACCGAGCTCTAACGACGTCGTTATCATCGTTACTGGTGAAAACATAGAAACGAAGGTACAGCACCTCCTCGACGATATTACTCATGTCAGCTTGGGGAGCTTTTGTATTGAGGACAACGAAGTCCACCTCAATTCTTATGTGGGTGTAGTTCAAGCCCACAAAAACAGTTATGGGAAGCAACTACTGCAAAATGCGTGTTATGCAATGTTACTGTGTAAAGAGTCGGGCGAATCTTATCGCTACCTCTGTGAAAGCCAGTCTCAAGATATTAGTGACCATAACAAACTCGAGAGCTACTTGCTGCAAGCGGTTCGTAACGATGACTTAATGCTGTACTACCAACCGAAGGTTCTTCCACATAACCATAAATGGATTGGTGCTGAGGCATTACTTCGTTGGCGCCATCCGGTGCTGGGCGATGTCTCTAATGAGGCCCTAATTCACATGGCCGAGCAAAATGGCTTAATCTTTGAGGTCGGTTCGTTTGTCCTTCGCACTGCAATAGATAAAGCTAAGCAATGGTCTGAGCTGGTGGATAACTTTAAGATTGCCGTGAATGTCTCACCTATCCAATTGCAAAACGTTAACTTCGCAGAGCAAATTGAACACCTATTAGATACCTTTCACCTACCCGCGCACTTCCTCGAACTGGAAGTTACCGAGAGCGCGCTCATTGCTGATGAGGTTGTTGCACGTAATACATTGAATAAACTACACGAACTTGGTGTGACATTGTCACTCGATGACTTCGGGACGGGTTATGCCTCTTTCAGTTATCTGAAAAAATACCCGTTTGATGCGATTAAAATTGATAAAAGCTTTGTTCAGCAAATGGAAAAGTCTGACGACGACAAAGCCATCATCCGCTCTATCATCCACATCGCCAAAAAACTGGAACTTCAAGTGGTCATTGAAGGGATTGAATCCACTCAACAAGAGCAATTTTTGATTGGTGAAGGCTGCGATATTGGGCAAGGCTTTTTGTACGGTAAGCCAATGCCTTGCAATGAATTTGAACAAAGTTTGTTTAATCAAAACCTATTAGGTGGACAATACACCTATTCTTCCTAAGCATTTCCTTTACTCTGCTGGCGGTGGTTTCTATAATCGCCGCCCGCTTCCAATAAAAAGGCCATTATCTTCATGGATCAGTTGACTGCCACGCTTAAGAAAATCGAAAAGCAGAACTATCGCGCATACCAACAAATCAAAGGTCAGTACGACTTTGGTGATTTCGACTTGTACATTGATTACGTACAAGGTGACCCGTACGCCTCTGCTTCTCGTCTACGTGCTACTCGCGCGTGGTCTTTGACCGGTCTTGAATGGCTTAAAGACGAATCCCCTGCATTCCAACGCGCGGCTCGTGACTTTATTGCTCGCAGTTTTGATGAGTTTGCAAAACAAGAGAACGCCGTTTCTATCTCTCTAAGCGGTCAAACCGTTCTAGATAACACTGCGGTGCTTTTCACTGAAGAAGGCATTGAGCTTCGCTTCCGCGTGAATTTGCCAGCTGAAGGTCGCTCTGTTCTTGGTAAGAAAGCGAACAACATTTTGACGTTCTACTTGCCGAAGTTTATTCGTCGCGCAACGCTGGAGCGTGAGCTGAACAAAGATGCATTGATTGAGCACTGTAAAGTGGTGGAAGATCAAGCGTCACTGCGTGAACAATTAGAAGCAAATAATCTTGTCGCTTTCGTTGCGAATGGCAGCGTGCTTCCACGTATTGCCGGTAACTGCGATCTTCCGATGAAAGATGCGGTAGAATTTAAAGCGCCAGAATCACTTCAGGTTACTCTTCACGCACCAAATAAAGGCTATGTAACCGGTTTAGGTATTCCAAAAGGCATCACCTTGATTGTTGGTGGTGGTTTCCACGGTAAATCAACGCTACTGAATGCAATAGAACGTTCTATCTATGATCACATTCCTGGCGATGGTCGTGAATACATCGTAACAGATGCGAATGCGATGAAGATCCGTGCGGAAGATGGTCGTTGTGTTCATCACTTGAACCTATCGAACTACATCAACCACTTGCCAATGGGTAAAGACACGGCGGATTTCTCTACGCAAGATGCGTCGGGATCAACTTCTCAAGCGGCTTGGCTACAAGAGTCTATCGAAGCAGGCGCAAGTTCACTTCTTATCGATGAAGATACGTCAGCAACTAACTTTATGATTCGCGACGAACGTATGCAGGCGTTAGTAGCAAAAGGTGACGAACCCATCACTCCATTGGTCGACCGTATCGGCCAACTGCGTGACGAGTTAGAAATCTCTACCATCATCGTTATGGGTGGCTCTGGTGACTACCTAGACGTTGCGGATACGGTTATACAAATGCACGACTACCAAGCGGTTGATGTAACCGAAAAAGCCAAAGAGGTTATCGATCAGCACCCTACTCAGCGTCATAACGAATCAGAAGAGAGCCTACAAACGTTCAGTCCTCGCGCGTTGAACCGTGTAGCACTGATGAACATTCTGACAGACGGTAAGTTCCGCGTGAATGCAAAAGGCAAAGACTCTCTTCGCTTCGGTAAAGAGTTTACAGACCTGAGCGCACTTGAGCAGTTGGAGTCCGCAGATGAAGTCAACACCATCGGTTGGCTTTGGTTCCAGATCGCGCAACTTCCTGGTTGGTGTAACCACCCAGCGAAAGAAATTGAAGACATGCTATCTGGCGAATGGTACGCAACACTGCCGAAACAAGGTGATCTCGCGAAACCACGTACATTAGATGTCATGGCGGCACTGAACCGCATGCGTAAGTCTCAGTTCAAACCTTCTCGTTAATACTGAGCAACACGAATAGCAAAAAGGCAGCGATAGAACGCTGCCTTTTTTGTTTGAATTAGATTGGGGAGTATCGCCAATAAACTCAATTTGTTACGTCGTAACGCAGAACCTATCATCCGTTACGTAAAACATTCCATGCATCGCACAAAACCCGAAAGCGCTCTGAATCCCCATTGTCTCTGTCTGGATGCCAACGTAGCGCAAGTTTGCGCCACTGCTTTCGGATTTCTGCTTTAGTCGCATCTGCACTTAACTCAAATAAACTCAGCGCCTTGGCGCGGTCTAAATCAGAAGGCGAGCTTCCACCTATATAACGTTGGTATCGGCTCCAGAATTCATTAAGCAGCCTACGTACCTCACCTTCATCCGCTTCGTAGTTCTTCCAATCAAGGTAATACTCTCTTAGAGGATCATTGGTATCGATACTGTGACGAGAGGCTTCAATGGCCGACATGAGGACAATATTCATTGCTTCAACTTGCAACCAGCCGTCTGGGTATAACGTTTCTTGTAGCTGATAAAGGGCGTTCATCAGTAAGAAGTTACGTTTAAACAGGTCTTTATCTGGAGATGAATCTAATTGAGGAACGTAACCATGCTCACCAAGTTCCTGCGCGAGTGTGTGCACCTTCCAGTTGGTAGGTTGTTTTCGGAGAATGTCTAGAATCGGCCACAACAATGGATTTTCCATATATTGCTGTCCGTTGTGGCAAACATCAAATTGTTCGTCCATGTATCCCCTAACCGTTTTAAGTACCTGTTATTAAAGCTAGTCAATTTGTACCATAAACACAAAAAGGCTGACAGTCATAAACCGTCAGCCTTTTGAAGGAGGAGCTCGTTAACTTAAATAACGCCCAGCTCTCTCAGACGCTCCATCAAGTAACTGTGTGCGGTGTAACGCTCAGAAAGCACAGTATCCGGTTTTGGGTGTAGGAACAGTGGCAAAGAAATACGAGATTTTTCTTGGCGACCGCCTGTTGGGTTGATAACGCGATGAGTCGTCGATGGGAAGTAACCACCCGATGCTTCTTGCAGCATGTCACCAATGTTGATGATTAGGTTACCGAAGTCACATGGCACATCTAGCCAATCACCTTCTTTGCTCTTTACCTGAAGACCCGGCTCGTTCGCTGCTGGCAGTACTGTTAGAAGGTTGATGTCTTCATGGGCAGCTGCACGAATTGCGCCCGGCTCTTCTTCGCCAGTCATCGGTGGGTAATGTAGAACGCGTAGAAGTGTTTTATCGCTGTTGTTGATCATTTCAGACAACGCGATAGAGAATTTCTCTTGTACCTCTTTTGGTGCGTATTCTTCTACCCAGCCAAGCAGTTCTTGAGCAAACGCATTAGCACGGTCATAGTATTCCATAATTTCCGCTTTTAACTGCTCAGGCATTTGTCCCCAAGGGTATACATGAAAGTACTCTTTAATATCTTTTACTGATTGGCCTTTCGCGACTTCAGAAACTGATGGTGGAAAATAACCGTCTTGTGTTTCAACATTGAAATGGAAGTCGTTCTTTTGCTCAGAGCAGAAAAACTCGTACCAGTTTTTGTAAATAGACTCCACCAGCTCTTGAGGGATCGGGTGGTTTTTAAGGACACCAAAGCCTGTTTCGCGCAGTGAGGTGACGAACTGTTGAGCAGCGTCGTCAGCAAGATAATCGACAGTTTCCAGTTTCATGACATTACTTCTTTTATATTAGACTGAGCGTTGAATTCTATGGATGGCCATGTTGTAAATCAAATTTTAATGAAATGTTTGTGCGCAAACGTTTTATTGTTGAGCAGTTTCGCAATATATCAACATAAAAAGTAAGCATTACTCCTGTAAAAGAAACAATTGCACACCGTACAATTAAGTGTAATCATTAACACAGTTTTCAATTGAAGGATCAATTTCTCTATGAAAAGTACTTCTACTTTATTAGTTTTAACGATTTTCTACGCGATCGTTTTTTTGTTTTCTGCGTTAGAACCAAATTCCCGCGCGGTGTGGTTTGCAGAGATCGTTCCTGCCATCGGTATTCTTGTGGCCATTTGGGCACTGTCCATTCGCTACCAATTCAGTAACACCGCGTATGTGCTGATGTTTGTCTGGCTGTGTCTTCATACGATTGGCGCCAAATATACCTTTGCCGAGGTGCCTTTTGATTGGTTCAATAACTTGATAGGTTCGGAGCGCAATAACTTTGACCGCGTTGCTCACTTTTCTATCGGTCTCTATGCGTACCCTATTGCTGAATACCTAATTAACAAGAAAAAAGTCAGCGCTAAATTGGCTTGTTGGTTCGCGCTCTTTGCCATCATGTCATTGGCAGCAGGCTATGAAATCATTGAATGGTGGTATGCCGCAATCGCTGGCGGTGATGAGGGTATTGCCTTCCTAGGCTCCCAAGGAGATATCTGGGACGCCCAGAAAGACATGTTATGTGACACGATGGGTGCGATATTATCTTTGGTTTTACTGACAACTCAGCGTCGACTGGCGAAGCCACTCTAGATAAGGTTTAAACCCCTCTACAATTGGGACTTGCACGATTTGAGCAACTTCATACTCGTGCAGGTCTTTTATTTTGTCTTCAACCAAAGCATAGAGATCTTTGCGCGTTTTAATGATCAATAGCCACTCACTATCACTGCACACTTCACCTTTCCAAACATAGTGGCTTTCCATAGCCATGGTTTGAATGCAAGCCGCTAGCTCTCCTTCCAACAAACCTTTGATGATTTCGTCGCGGTTCTTTTCTGTACCGGCGGTACTCAATACCATACAGTATTCGTGTTGTTCGCTCATAACTGACTCTTATTTCATCGTCACCTTGCCGCCAATCATCTTGTAGGCAGGTGTTCCTCTTACTAACGTATCTCTTGCAAACTCTTGTTCACAACCAGGGCAAATGCAAGGTGTCTGAGTAAAGTCTTCTACAATGCGTTCTTTGAAACACTTCACCAGCGCGCCTTTGCCGCCTTTTCGATATTTAAACAGCTGCGTCTTACATTTCGCACAATATATCTCGACCGTTTTGGTCGGTTGTTTCTTATTCGGTTTCGCCATCTTGCTCTATTTTTGGTTTTACCCACACGTTGCTGAAATCAAACCAACCAAGGGCATTGCACTTGGCATTCTGTAGCGCACCACTGTGGTCTTTGTTCACGCCTAACCAACAGTGGAACATTGGGATCACCTGGCAGCTTTTCACAAGTTGCCTTCCCAATTCTCGAGCGGGGAAATCAGCATGTTGCCCGGCTCGCCATTGGTCCACCAGCCCAGCCCAACCAGAAAAATCATAACCTGCACTAAACTTGTCGATGTCGCTGTAATCCAGCAACCATCCAGCTAACGCATCGTTACGGTTAGTGGCAATACCCATTGCTTTAATCCAAATATCGACCTCTTCTGGTGATGGAGGTTGCGTGTCATAACGAACAAATTCAACATCAATACCGTGAGGTTTTAATAAGGTTTTAATCGCCTTTGCGATGACCGGAAACATCGGATGCTTCTTCTGATAAGCGACGCAAATGGCTTTGTCTTTCTGAGGGGCTTCACCGGCAATGGTCGGCCTAAGGTCTATCCAGCCCGGTTTTAGACCAAACGCTTGCAGGACACCGAGCTCGATTACCTTGTCTTGAGGCACATGAGCATATACTTGGTAACTGTTCAGTGTTTGGCTTAAAAACTCCGCCCAACGCGGGTCTCTCGCAATACCTGTATTTTTATTCAGTAATAAGAATGTACATCCGGGATCGAGCTCGACTTCGTCTGTCGACGCTTGTTTGTCCATTTGTGGTTTGGTCAGGCTTGGATACACCATCGAGGAGTATGCTTCGTCGATCACCCATACCTCAACTTGATCCAAGAGCGGACGTAGCCCGAAGTAGCCATCGAATGCCGTCAAAATTAAACGTTTGTCATCGTTGACTTTAACTTGAAACGGCCCGGTTCCTACTGGCTTTCTATCAAACTCTTCCGCGCGCATATTGTTTGGCAAAAGGACTTTGGCTTGAGACTCACTCAGAGCAAGCGGCAGGTACTTATCAGGACGAACAAGATGAATATCCACTGTCCAAGGTTCAGGCGAAACGACTTTTTCGATGTGTGAGAATAGATTCAATTCGCTTAATACGCTGATGCTTTCAATCACGCAATCGGTCGTGAGCAGTTCCCCATTATGGAAACGAACACCACGGCGCAAATAAAAACGCCAATGGGTATCTGAGAGCGCTTCCCAATAGTGGGCAAGATCTGGTTGAAGATGCTCATTGTCATCTAGCTTAGTTAAACCACTAAACACTTGGCGCGCAATATGCTGCTCAGAGCGGCGCATCGGTTTTTGTGGGTTCAGCATCGCAAGTGGACGATAGTAAGGTAAACGGACAACCTGCTCGCCTTGACGGTGTTGTAAGCCGAGGTAGCCTTGAATCACTTGAGTGAGTTTAGCTGCGTCATTATCCAACGCCTCTAACGCCTGCCCGATTTTGCCTTCGTCTAAGTAACGACGTGCAAGGTTTTCACTGACATCACTGCGATTGCGCTTAAAAACCAGTTTAGAGAGTTTTCCGCGACCTGCGGCAGGATGCCATTCGATCCAGCCTTCTTCTTCTAACTTATTAAGAACGATTCGAGCGTTGCGGCGGGTACAAAAGAGTGCTTCGGTAATGTCTTCGAGTTGCACTTCCGTGTCATTACCAGAGAACTTTTCAAACAGCGTTTCGAACTGAACGCGTAAACGAGGGCTACTCATAAAGAGGAAATTTTAGTTTTCATAACGATAAACTAAGTTTCCTCATTTTTTACGGAAAGTGCAAACTTCGACGTGCAAATTATTGAATGTCGATACCAATTTCTTGCGCTAGGTGGCGTAATTGATCTTCATCGTCGAGTTTGATCGACCATTTGGTTTCCGCACCATGTGCCAAAACCACGTTAGCACCGCGACCAAGCAGCTGAATTGCATCGGTTTGAGCTTGCAATGTGACCATCGCACTTCCGGATAGCTTTATCACGACTTCACGCTGCGTTGCGATAATTTTTCCTAAAGAGAATTCAATAACCATATGAGTATTCTCTTATTGAATCGTTTTTTCTTTCGGATGTTTTACGGCAATCGTCAAGCGGCTTGTGCAAACCAAACGTCCGCGTTCATCCGTGATTTCAATTTGCCATACTTGAGTCGATACACCCAAGTGAACCGGCTTCGCCGTGCCAATAACGTGCCCGCTGCGCATGGCTCGAATATGGTTTGCATTGATGTCGAGACCAACACAGTAACTCCCCTCACCAACACAGAAATTGGCAGCCAGTGAACCCAGGGTCTCTGCGAGTACAACAGAAGCGCCACCATGAAGCATCCCAAGAGGCTGATGTGTAAAGCTGCAAACTGGCATGGTCGCAGTCAGTGAGTCATCCGTAAAATCGGTATAGACGATTTGCAGGTGCTCCATCATGGTGTTTTTCGACGTCGCGTTAAGAATGTCTAAATCGATTGGCTTTTTCCAAATACTCATTTTTCGCTCTTATCTCGCCCCGTATTGCACTGAGCGATTTATCTATGAAAAGTGTGCCTAGCATAGTCCTGATCGCATTGTGACTTCAAGGTCAAACGCAAGCCTCAACGTCATCAACATAATGACTTAACGTTTCTTTACGAAGCGTTATACTATTGGCACAAAAAAGAAAATATTTATATGGACCCTATTATGAGAACATGGATCAAAGCCTCAGTGCTTTTGACAATAGCTGGCTTAACGGCATGCAGTTCCTCACCGACTGGTCGAAATCAAATTCTTATGTTTTCCGATCAAGAGATGTCTTCGCTCGGTGCTAAATCGTTTGATCAGATGAAGCAAGAGATTCCGATAAGCAAAGATAAAAAGGTCAACGCATATGTTCAATGTGTTGCCAAGCAAATTACCGATACGATCCCGCCTCAAGCAGGGTTTAAAAATTGGGAGGTTGTGGTGTTTGATAGTGACCAAGTCAACGCATTTGCCCTACCCGGCGGTAAAATCGGCGTTTACACTGGATTGCTGAAAGTAGCGAAAAACCAAGACCAACTTGCGACGGTCATTGGCCACGAAGTAGCACACGTTTTAGCAGACCACAGCAATGAGCGTTTGTCTCAAAGCCAACTAGCAAACGCGGGATTGTCGCTAGCTAACGTGGCGATTGGTGCCTCTGAATATAAAGAGTATCAACAGATGACCATGGCAGCACTTGGTGTCGGTGTTCAGTACGGTGTGATACTTCCTTATGGCCGCACTCAAGAATCAGAAGCTGATATTGTGGGTTTAGGCTACATGGCGAAAGCGGGCTTCGATCCAAATGAAAGCGTTGATCTTTGGAAAAACATGGCTGCTGCGGGTGGTGGACAACCGCCGGAGTTCTTCTCTACTCACCCATCACACAGCACTCGCATCAAAGACTTACAGGCAACCATAAAAACGTTACCTGCGTCGAATGCGAAAGCGCCAAGATGTGGTTAGTTTAAATGAGTAGTGAATGCAGTTCTAAATAATAAAGCTCCGTAATGGAGCTTTATTTTTATAGATAGACTTATGCTTTAAGTGCCGAGGATCTGCAGAGGCAAACTTAATAAGCTATCGCCTAACCCTGCGAAGTACCAAATGATCGCGATAAAACCGCCAACCGATACCAAGTACCACGCAAACGATAACAGCTGACCATAACGTGTTAACGGCAATAAGTGGCTATGATGGCGAGTTCGCCATTCCATTACCACTTCGAGCATTCCCATCATCAACAAGAAACCAAGTAGTGTTAAGCCGAAGGTATAGCTGATGTAGATACCGAGCAACGCCGTGACAATACTACCGGCCAAACCTATCCATGTGTTCATTGAAAAGGTTATGCTTTTAAGTACATGCCCGCCATCTAACGGCAAGATTGGCAGTAGGTTGAATAGGTTTAACAAAGCGTTAAATACGGCCAATCCTGCAAAGATCATCTCACCGGTCATCCAATACAAGACGGTGAATACTATGCTGAGCACCAAACCAAAGAACGGCCCCATGATGGAGATAACCACATCTTGCCAACGCGTATTTATCTTTTCATCGCTCAGCGCCAAGCCGCCCAAGAATGGAATTAAGTAAATGCCTTTCGTCTTCATGCCAAAGTACTTCATCGCACGGATATGGCCATATTCGTGGAATACCAGACACGCAACCAAAGCCAGCGCAAACTCAATCGAAAACAACCAAGAATAGGCAGCCAAACTTGCGGATGCTAACGCAACCTTGATCACTTTGGCGCTTTTTAGCGCTTTCATTCCAAGCGAGACGAGGCCTATCAAGCTAAAACGTTTTTCTGCTGGTGGCGCTTCAACTGGTACTTGGCGTTCGATGTCTTTCTCCTCACGATGCCCTGCGGTCACAAGTGTTTCATTGATGCTTGCTTGGTATTTAAAATCAAACGGTTGCCATTTTAATTCACAGCTCAATTGGCAATGCAGAACTTCCTCACCAGATGAAAGTTTAAATTCATGCAGCGACTTCCCAGTCTCATCATCACTGGCTGCGATTTGTGAAACCAGAGTGTTATCCCAAAACAGCTGTTGCCAACCTGCCATAGAGCCTTCGAGCCTCAATGGCTTTCCTAAAAATTCAATGTGTAGTAATTCCAACGCGATTTCCAATGCGACAAACACAAAGTGCGAATTATGCCTGTAATGGAATAGAACGCAAACCATGTTAACAACACGTATTTGATTAGCTTTTAACCATAAGATTTACAAAACAACTCTGGTCATACCATTCTTCAAAAAAATATCATGATAATACATAGCCTTATTGATCGCGGTTTGACCTATGCATCAAATTTAAAACGTAATATAGGCGTGATCTTTGACAATTTAATAAACATACAATTAACATTATATTTACATTGCAGTTGTAACGCGAACCGACAGCAACTGGTGTAAAAGGCACACAACAAATACAAAGACTTCGGTCTATTATAATGACACCCTAGGAGGGTCAAGGATGAACAAGAAGCACTGCTCTCTGCTGACAATTTCAATATTGTTTGCGTGTAATGCCCAAGCTGCGGGCTTTCAGGTAGCTGAACATTCGGCATCTGGTCTTGGTAGAGCATTTTCAGGTGAAGGCGCGGTTGCGGATAACGCCAGCGTTTTAGCACGAAACCCAGCTGCGATGACACTTTTTAAAGAAGCTCAATTTTCAGGCGCGCTGTCAATC encodes:
- a CDS encoding ABC-ATPase domain-containing protein; translated protein: MDQLTATLKKIEKQNYRAYQQIKGQYDFGDFDLYIDYVQGDPYASASRLRATRAWSLTGLEWLKDESPAFQRAARDFIARSFDEFAKQENAVSISLSGQTVLDNTAVLFTEEGIELRFRVNLPAEGRSVLGKKANNILTFYLPKFIRRATLERELNKDALIEHCKVVEDQASLREQLEANNLVAFVANGSVLPRIAGNCDLPMKDAVEFKAPESLQVTLHAPNKGYVTGLGIPKGITLIVGGGFHGKSTLLNAIERSIYDHIPGDGREYIVTDANAMKIRAEDGRCVHHLNLSNYINHLPMGKDTADFSTQDASGSTSQAAWLQESIEAGASSLLIDEDTSATNFMIRDERMQALVAKGDEPITPLVDRIGQLRDELEISTIIVMGGSGDYLDVADTVIQMHDYQAVDVTEKAKEVIDQHPTQRHNESEESLQTFSPRALNRVALMNILTDGKFRVNAKGKDSLRFGKEFTDLSALEQLESADEVNTIGWLWFQIAQLPGWCNHPAKEIEDMLSGEWYATLPKQGDLAKPRTLDVMAALNRMRKSQFKPSR
- the fabV gene encoding enoyl-ACP reductase FabV, whose product is MQIEPLIQGVVARSAHPYGCRASIKEQIEYVKQAPQIKNGPKRVLIIGASSGFGLAARIALTFGGAEADTIGVSFERGPSDKGVGSAGWYNNIYFKDEATHHGRTAVNIVGDAFSDTVRNQVIEAIETYFEGEVDLVIYSLATGVRPKPESDEFWRSVIKPIGESVTGASILLENDQWVESTLAPATEEEAEATNKVMGGEDWESWIDTLINSESIAKGCKTIAFSYMGPDVIHPIYLDGTLGRAKVDLHQTSHALNIKMANFGGGAYATVCKALVTKASVFIPALSPYLLALYRVMKEKGTHERCIEQMQRLFTTKLYDQPKVPVDGERLIRIDDLELDPEVQKEVLALLEQMNAENFAEIGDYEGFKDEFMKLNGFNFEGVDYTQDISMKTLKALKP
- a CDS encoding sensor domain-containing phosphodiesterase — its product is MGTLQTLDYEIPESMRRSWQNIVNLLARVADVPTTLIMRIHPDYIEVNTTSETENNPYQVGDKEKLGHGLYCEHVIQNKCGLLVPNALVDENWKDNPDIELGMLSYCGLPLYWPNGETFGTICMLDVKENQYNDTYRELLASFKESIEAQLAVVFQQHKLVRLNNELKSRVETRTTDLAQLSYSLTREIDRRKAAEKQVNYQQTHDQGTGFLNRAALEQVLDQTLDGIDTEQHSLVVINVGFSNARSIQTKYGFEAFDEVLKEFRFRLGHTESSYFVTGRPSSNDVVIIVTGENIETKVQHLLDDITHVSLGSFCIEDNEVHLNSYVGVVQAHKNSYGKQLLQNACYAMLLCKESGESYRYLCESQSQDISDHNKLESYLLQAVRNDDLMLYYQPKVLPHNHKWIGAEALLRWRHPVLGDVSNEALIHMAEQNGLIFEVGSFVLRTAIDKAKQWSELVDNFKIAVNVSPIQLQNVNFAEQIEHLLDTFHLPAHFLELEVTESALIADEVVARNTLNKLHELGVTLSLDDFGTGYASFSYLKKYPFDAIKIDKSFVQQMEKSDDDKAIIRSIIHIAKKLELQVVIEGIESTQQEQFLIGEGCDIGQGFLYGKPMPCNEFEQSLFNQNLLGGQYTYSS
- a CDS encoding arylesterase, coding for MIRILSLVLFFCLSATVHASEKLLVLGDSLSAGYQMPIEESWPSLLPDALLEHGQDVKVVNGSISGDTTGNGLARLPSLLEHHTPDLVLIELGANDGLRGFPPKLITSNLSKMITMIKDSGADVVMMQIRVPPNYGKRYSDMFYDIYPKLAEHQQVALMPFFLEHVIIKPEWMMEDGLHPKPEAQPYIADFVAQELVKHL